One segment of Radiobacillus kanasensis DNA contains the following:
- a CDS encoding class I SAM-dependent methyltransferase, whose product MKQNESSLTSLISAFGRAYHNEYDTPLIFDDFIAKDLISPNEFSNISENMIQGIGFFNKDIAEMFQDHTSEILKWITQVQLSPTPLARAAYCENILLHEMELGLKQYVILGAGLDTFCFRHPELKNDLEIFEIDYPATQEFKINKLKSADLAIPSNLHFIPMDFTKFSRQNLEEFDNKKTFFSLLGVSYYLTKEEISSLLSHLFTDVPQGSSIVFDYADERLFTEKGLSNRVENMVKMASASGEPMKSCFTYHEIEKLLEESGLLIYEHLSPSEIDERFFKNRTDYLSAFETIHYIHAVKK is encoded by the coding sequence TTGAAGCAAAATGAGTCTAGTTTGACATCCTTAATTTCTGCTTTTGGTCGAGCCTATCACAATGAATACGATACACCATTAATTTTTGATGATTTTATCGCAAAAGATCTCATTTCTCCAAATGAGTTCTCAAACATCAGTGAGAACATGATTCAAGGTATTGGATTTTTCAACAAGGACATTGCGGAAATGTTTCAAGATCATACAAGTGAAATCTTAAAGTGGATTACTCAAGTCCAGCTATCTCCCACCCCACTCGCACGTGCTGCATACTGTGAAAATATTCTACTTCACGAAATGGAGTTAGGGCTAAAACAGTATGTCATACTAGGAGCTGGACTAGATACGTTTTGCTTTCGACATCCAGAATTAAAAAACGACTTAGAAATATTCGAAATAGACTATCCAGCTACACAAGAGTTTAAGATTAATAAACTGAAAAGTGCTGACCTAGCAATTCCTAGCAACCTCCATTTTATTCCGATGGACTTCACTAAGTTCTCTCGTCAAAATCTAGAAGAATTCGATAACAAGAAAACATTCTTCAGCCTATTAGGTGTTTCCTATTATTTAACGAAAGAGGAGATATCAAGCTTATTGAGCCATTTATTTACCGATGTTCCACAGGGGAGCTCCATCGTTTTTGATTATGCAGATGAAAGACTCTTTACGGAAAAAGGACTGTCTAATCGGGTGGAAAATATGGTGAAAATGGCTTCGGCAAGTGGAGAACCCATGAAGTCGTGTTTCACTTATCATGAAATAGAGAAACTGTTAGAAGAATCGGGATTGCTTATTTATGAACATTTATCACCTTCGGAAATTGATGAGCGTTTCTTTAAGAATCGAACGGATTACCTGTCTGCATTTGAAACCATCCATTATATCCATGCTGTAAAGAAATAA
- a CDS encoding PhzF family phenazine biosynthesis protein, whose product MNLYFINAFTKEEFKGNPAAIVILDKEKEEKWMQQFAKELNQPITTYVMKRKDFFQLRWFTPTKEIDLCGHGTLGASHILWSEGYCDRQFPIEYDTASGKLMAEATVEGIKLSFPVIESSSIELIPRMEKILGIPIKEMAWAKDRYIVEVADEDLVHQVKPNYESMKKLDGSVIVTTSVSEKYDMVSRYFAPQIGVNEDSVTGSAHCALALYWSKKWNKKEFKAYQASERSGELQLSLKEDSVEIIGDCITIIRGKY is encoded by the coding sequence GTGAATTTATATTTTATCAATGCTTTTACAAAAGAAGAGTTTAAAGGGAATCCAGCAGCAATCGTTATCTTAGATAAGGAAAAAGAGGAAAAGTGGATGCAACAGTTTGCTAAGGAACTGAATCAACCTATCACTACTTATGTTATGAAAAGGAAAGATTTCTTCCAATTGAGGTGGTTCACGCCTACTAAGGAAATTGATTTATGCGGACATGGAACGTTGGGCGCCTCCCATATTCTATGGAGTGAGGGGTATTGTGATAGACAGTTCCCAATTGAGTATGATACGGCGTCAGGGAAACTAATGGCAGAAGCAACCGTCGAAGGAATTAAACTTTCTTTTCCTGTAATAGAATCTTCTTCCATAGAGTTGATACCAAGGATGGAAAAAATATTAGGTATCCCTATAAAGGAAATGGCTTGGGCAAAAGACAGATACATAGTAGAAGTGGCGGACGAGGACCTTGTCCATCAAGTAAAACCTAACTATGAATCGATGAAAAAACTAGACGGTAGTGTCATTGTAACGACTTCTGTATCAGAGAAATATGACATGGTATCTAGGTATTTTGCTCCCCAAATCGGAGTGAACGAGGACTCTGTTACAGGATCTGCACATTGTGCACTTGCCCTCTATTGGTCGAAAAAATGGAATAAAAAAGAATTCAAAGCGTATCAAGCTTCAGAGAGAAGTGGGGAACTACAATTAAGCTTAAAAGAAGATTCGGTTGAAATCATTGGGGACTGTATTACTATAATCAGAGGAAAATACTAA